In Candidatus Finniella inopinata, the genomic window CACCCATAATTACCACCAAGATTTGGCATTCCGCTGCTGTATCCAGGGTTAGAAAAGTTGCTATAAACATAGTCCAGATAGGTGTCCACTTCGCCTATAAGGTCATAATTAAAACCTTTCTGTGAAAGAATTGAATGAATCGAATAATTTTTTGTTCCGATGGCGCGACCCAACGCAGCAGAAAGCGAAATGTTCAACAATATTGTATTGTGACGCAATGTTGTTTTGTTGAGGGCTGTAGGGTTTAAAAGATTATATGCTTCCAATAACTCATTCATTACCAACTTTTCGAAACTGCCGTCATACAAGGATGGATCCCCCAACTCAGCAGCCTTTTTACGCCCAAGATTAGCAGCAGCTTGAAGCAGAACCCGTTCTTCTTCTTTGGTGGCTGTTCGCTTTTCATCAATTTGCACAACCTGACCGCTTATTAAACGCGCCATATCGTTATAGGCTTTATCCAGCAAGTTTTCCGGGTTAACGGATTGTCCACTTTGAAGTGTTTTTTCCACCTCATCTGAATCAGCTGTGGCTAGGGTCTCACCAAAGGAATTCAAAAAGCCCGTTAATTTAACTGCGGCGTTTGGCTGAGATATCCAGTCCTTCAACAGATCGTCAGACCCGCCTGCTCTTTGCAAAGCTGACATTTCTCTTTGAAAATCAGCCGTGGTTCCAGCGTAGCGCGGATCAAAACCGAAAAAATCTTGCGTTGGTTTTTTGCAGGCAATGGCTACTGCCTGCGCAGCCAGTGCAGCATTCGATTGCGGAGTGGGATTAGTTGTGCGCGAGGGGGTGGAATATGACGAGGAAAAGGAGTGTGTCTGTGTTGCCCTTCTTAGAGCCTCGTCCAGACCGCCCCAAACACTAGTATTGTAGACAGTGGAGTTAAAGAGTGCTCTTTGCCGAGCTTGCATCGAATCTTCTTGGGAGGACCAAGCTTTATGGGTATTGAGAAAAATGCTACAACTGGCCCCTAAAAGTAGAAAAAGTATTTTTCTGTTCATCTGCCTAAAATCCTATATTTACTAATTTGAAAATTAAGAAAATCATTCTGGTTTTTAGATATATACCTTCTCCTGTTTTTTCAAGTAGAAATACAAATTACGAGGCAAATTATGAAGATAAACTACTAAACACAACGTTTCACCCGCAAAGCTATATTACCCAACCATTATGTTCCTTGTGGCTGAAGGCAGACGAACGGTCAGCCCATCCAATTCATCACTCATAATAATTTGGCATCCCAGGCGGGATGTTTGGGTTAAGCCAAACGCCAAATCGAGCATGTCCTCTTCATCTTCGGTAGCCGGCGACAACAAATCATACCATTCGCTTTCAATAACAACGTGGCAGGTTGAACAGGCCAGTGACCCTTCGCAGGCACCCTCCAAATCGATTTTGTTCCGGTGGGCAATTTCCAAAATGGAAAGACCAAGGGGTGCGTCGACCTCTTTGATTGTTCCGTCTTGTTCAATAAATTTCATTTTAGGCATCGTTGTTTCTCACTTTATTATTATAGTATGGAAAATTAAAGATTTCGCACCGGTCTTAACTGCGATTCAATCGCAAGACGCTTTTGAAGATCCTCTTCCCCACACAGAAAACTTTGCTGCAGCATAGTTTCTAAGTCTTCCAGGGTCAATCCATAACTGGGCTTAACTGTCACGGTTTGATAAATTTCTGTTGTTTTCTCTTGCGCCTTTACCGTTAAAAGGCCGTCAGCATCCAGGGAAAAAGTGACCTCAATCCGGGCAACGCCAGCGGGCAAAGGGGGAATTCCCTCTAAAATGAATTCGGCCAATGATCGACAATCTGTGACCAATTCACGGTCCCCCTGAATTACATGAATCTTTATGGCCGTTTGCCCTGGTTGATAGGTTGTAAATTCTTGGGATATGACGGCTGGAATGGGTGTGTTACGAGGAATGATTTTTTCAACCAACCCGCCCATGGTCTCAATCCCCAACGATAAGGGCGTCACATCTAACAATAATGTATCACCCCCCTGTGTTAAAGCATGGGCCTGCAGGGCGGCGCCCAGGGCCACCACCTGGTCAGGGTCAAGATTGGTCAAGGGCGTGCTTTCAAAAAACGCCTCCACTGCCTGGCGTACTGCCCGTAGCCGTGTTGATCCGCCCACCAAAACAACGCCCTTGATATCCTTAACATTCAAGTTCGCATCACTTAAAGCCTGCTGGCAAATGGCCAAGGTTCTGTCTATAAACGGCTTGGTTAAGGGATCTAATTGGTCTGGCGTTAAGGTCAGATTCTCCTTCGCCAGCCGCGCGGCATTCAGCGATGCAGATGAATCACCCCCCTTTTGCCAATACTCAACAATCGCCTGATCAATATCATCCCCCCCAAGATGCGTATCACCAGCAGTTGCCAAGACCTGGAAAACCCCTTTTGTCATTTTCAAAAGCGAAATGTCAAACGTCCCTCCACCCAGGTCATAAATGGCATAAATCCCCTCCACTCCATGATCCAGGCCATAGGAGAGGGCAGCAGCGGTTGGCTCATTAATCAGGCGCAAAACCTTTAGCCCTGCCAGGTGGGCCGCATCCTTAGTTGCCTGGCGCGCGGTATCGTCGAAATAGGCAGGCACAGTAATAACTGCCTGATGGACTGGGAATCCCAAAATCTTTTCAGCGGTTTCTTTGGCATGCTGCAGGATCTTTCCCGACAACTCAACGGGTGTCTTTAATCCCTTGATTTTAAGCGACGGCTCTTCCATATGGCGCTTAAACGACGAAAATTTAATCGTTTGATCACCCGACCCATACGTCACAACCGAAGGCAACAAAGGGCCATTTCCCAAATCAAGGGTTTTCGGGATGCCATTTTCGACAAAGGCCACAACGGTATGGGTCGTGCCAAGGTCAATACCAATTGCTGCCCCAGATTTGTCTGGCCCAGATAGGGTGTCAGGTTCTTGAATTTGTATGAACATTCTATTTGTTTGATCAAAATATAAAAGGATTAAAAGGATACTACCACTTACACTGTCCACATCAACGATGTTTTTGGAAAAATTCCTTTAATAAAGCGGCACTTTCTGTTTCCAATATCCCCCCCATGGCTTGGGGCTTATGAAGGCTGTGTTCAAAGACTCTTGCCCCATGGTCAACGGCGCCACCTTTAGGGTCATAGGCCCCAAAATAAACGCATCGCATGCGCATCAAGGCAATCGCACCCGCACAATGGGCACAGGGTTCTAAGGTGACGTACAAATCACAATTTTCCAGGAAGGGCTGTCCAAGCTGGGGCAGCGCAGCACGAATGGCCAATATCTCGGCATGTGCGGTGGCATCGTTTAGTGTTCGACAAAGATTGTGGACCTCAGAGAGAATACGCCCCTGATAGACAAGAACGGCGCCCACAGGAACCTCGTCTTGATCAAAAGCTTGGCGCGCCCGATGTAAGGCGATTTTCATGAAATCAGACGTTGGAGTCATAAGAAAGGATGGCGGGAGTGACGGGACTTGAACCCGCGACCTCCGGCGTGACAGGCCGGCGCTCTAACCAACTGAGCTACACCCCCTTACAGCAAATTTGCGGCAAAGGTATATTCTATATCTAATGGATTAATTAAAATTTTGCAACTTTTTAAAAGCGTGCCGTTGAAGTTACTTACTTAGATTTCTCTTCCAGGCTTTCAAAAATTTCTTTATGGTCCTCCCATAAGAGTTTTGGATTTAGAAAGGTTTGCTATGTTGAGAATTTTGATGCTTGGCGTTTTCTTAAGCTTGTGTTTGGGTGGTTGTTATTCTCCTTCTCCTGTAATTGAACCTAAAAAGACCCTTAAAGAGACAAGAGAACGTTATAACGATGAAATTATGAAGGAGGAGCCTATTCCCCCTATCCCCAAGCCGTCAAAAGAGGATCATATTACCCCCATTCCTTCTACCCAATGGGATCAAATCCCCCGTTCCGGTTATATCGTCGTATCCCCAAAAAATACACGCCCTTTGCAATGATGCGGTAATGGGCTAGAGTAGCTGTTTAAAATCATATTCCAATTGCATCCTTATGTCTGCTGTTTCTGCCTTAATCTCTCATAGTGCTATTGTTCATCTGCACAATCTTTTGGCCGATGATATGCAGCGTGTTAACCAAGCAACACTGGGTCACGCTCAAAGCAAGGTAGGTTTGGTAGAAAAAGTTGCCCAGCATCTGCTGTGTTCCGGTGGCAAACGGTTGCGGCCTTTGTTGACCATAGCCTGCAGCCATTTGTTTCGCGATCAACCTGGTTACGCCGTCCAGCTGGCGGCCGCTGTAGAGTTGATTCACAGCGCGACCTTGCTTCATGACGATGTGATTGATGAATCAGATTTAAGGCGCGGCCAAGCCACAGCCAACCGATTGTGGGGCAACGTGCCCAGTATTCTTGTAGGTGACTTTTTATTTTCAAAAGCTTTTCAATTGATGGTCGAGGCTGAAAACCAAAAAGTCCTGGAAGTTTTATCGAAGGCATCCACCCGAATTGCTGAGGGGGAGGTCTTGCAGTTGGAGCTATTAGGTGACTTGAACCTTAGCCTGGAAAATTATTTAGAAATTGTGGGTGCGAAAACCGCATCGTTGTTTGCTGCAGCGTGTCAGGTAGGCGGAATGATTGTTGATATGCCTGTCTGGCTGGAAGATGATCTGTATCAGTTTGGGTACAATTTGGGCATCGCTTTTCAAATTACGGACGATATTTTGGATTACGGTCCGGGCGGCGAGAAATTAGGAAAATCGGTCGGCAACGATTTTTTTGAAGGGAAAGTCACCCTGCCGGTTTTGTTAATGTGTCAAAATCCCGATTTTTTTCCGGTGTGGGAGAGTTGGTTTGATCAGCCCTCACGCAATGAAGATGATTTTAAGGCGGCGCAAAATCTGTTGCAGGGCCAGAATATGCTGGAAACCTGTTATGAATATACCAAGCCCTTTACTGAAAAGGCCCTTCATCACCTTTCAAAAATGCCCGCTGGTGTTATGCGTGATGCTTTGAATGCTTTGATAAGTTGGATTTGATAGCGCGTGACATCGTTTTCGACCAACAAATTCCTTCCCTACACACCGAACCAGCTGTTCGAACTGGTGGCAGACGTCAAATCTTACCCACAGTTTATCCTCGGTATTTTAGAAACCAGTGTTGACCCCATAACGCCGAATCTTTTTAAGGCCCACGTGCGTTTTGGCAACAGGCTATTCCAGAACCAATACGATTGTCAGGTTGAATTAAACCCCTTTCAATCCATTGTGATAAAAGGGTTGGATGGGCCGTTTACGCACATGAACAGTCAATGGATTTTTTCGCCTGATCCGCAAAAGACTGGAACAAAGGTGGCATTTTCGGTCGATTTCGCATTTAAAAATAAATTGCTGCAGCATTTGGGTGGACCGATCTTTCATCAATTAACGCAACGCATGATGCAGGCGTTTGAGGAACGGGCCAAGACAATTTTCTCCCATTTCTAAATTGCGCTGACATTTTTTCAATTGGAAATGTACAGAGAATGATGTTAAGCATCCAGCATCATGTATATGTCCTTCAGGATGGTTAATATGAGCTTTTTAAAGGACCTCGGTCGAGATCAGAAGGAGGCCATCTGTCTTCTTCAGATTGGTACCTTCTTAGAATACTTTGATTTGATGCTTTATGTTCATATGGCAGTATTGCTGAATGAGCTTTTTTTTCCGAAAACCGACCCGCATACGGCATCTTTAATCACCTCCGCTACACTTTGTTCTACATATATACTAAGGCCTTATGGTGCTTTGTTGTTTGGATATATTGGCGATAATATAGGCCGTAAAAAAACGATCATCATTACCACTTCAATGATGTCGCTTTCTTGTCTTGTCATAGCCAATCTACCAACTTATGCCCAAATTGGAATCACAGCGACCTTACTGCTTACAGGATGCAGAGTTGCTCAAGGGCTTTCGTCTATGGGTGAAATTGTGGGTGCCCAAATTTATGTGACTGAACTTACGAAACCACCGGTCCAATATCCCGCTGTGGCCTTTGTAACAGTGGCTGCGGCGTTGGGCGCGGTTGCTGCCTTAGCTGTAGCTTCGCTGGTTACCCATTGTGGGTTAAACTGGAGAATTGCTTTTTGAATTGGTTCCGGGATTGCTGTAGTAGGTTCTGTGGCTAGAACACGATTGAGAGAAACCCCAGAGTTTTTGGCAGCGAAGGAGAAAAAAAGAAAAAAGAAAGCCGGGTCGTTATCGTCTGTGTCTGTTACAAATACGCCCGATGAAAAAGTTAACAAGCAGAGCATTTTTGCCTCTTTCCTTATACATTCTGGGTGGCCTTTTTCTTTTTACTTAGTGTTTGTCTATTTTAACCCAACACTTTCGCGTTCTTTTGGTTATTCTTCAGAGGATATAATTCTTCATAACTTTTTCTTGTCCTTAATCTTTTTATTCACGTTTATATTATGGGCCGTTTTAAGCTACAAGACGCCTCCTTTGAAAATAGTAAGGGTCAGAGTCAAGCTGAGTGCCGCCTTTATGCTTTTTATGCCGTGGATCGTTTCCAATTGCACAAGCCCTAATCAGCTTTTTTTGGTACAGGCTGTTCTGCTTTTATTATCTTTGTCAGGAACTCCCTCGGAGCCTATCATGATTAAAAATTTCCCCGTCTTCCATCGCTTTAAGGTAGCCAGCTTCATCTACGCCATGTCACGCGCTTTGATGTACATCGGGACATCTTTTGGATTGGTTTATTTGACGGAATGGTTTGGGCACTGGGGAATACTGATTCTGGCCTATCCGACCATTTTTGGAATTTTGTGGAGTGTACAGCATTTTGAAAAAATAGAAAGATTGAGATTGGCCGGGACCTCTTCCAAATCTTCAGATGGCATATCGTACGAGCAGGTTGCGTGACGAAACTTGTTAATATTGTTTCATCACGCTAGGTTTTTTTTGGAATCTATGGCCAAACAGGCAAAGGAAGACTGGAAGCGTTTGAAAATTTAACGTTGGGCGCAGGTATGCTGTTCATGTTTTGTTTCCTTAAATAAAGATAAAATGTCTCTAAAATTAATTCTATTAGACCGAGAAACCGTTCGTCAACCCTAAAATATTACTTGCGTTAAGTGCCATCTCACAAAAAAGCACGCAAAAAAGATCTGATTTAAGGTTACACTATTTGATATTCGAAACCTAACAGCGACCTGTCTCATGTTTTTTCGTCGTCGTACTCAGCATACATCCTTGGATATCTGGCCCGGTTTTGTCGATGCCTTGGCTACTTTATTGATTGTCGTTATTTTTGTGTTAATGACGTTTATCGTCTCGCAGTTGTCGTTGACAGACGCCTTGCAGGGACGCGACCAAGCCTTGGTGAGCCTCACTCAAAAACTTAATACTCTGGCAGACACGCTGGGGTTAGAGAAAAAACAACACACCGAGACGCTGCAGAAAAATCACCAGTTAGAAGAATCCTTGGTGGCCTTGCAAACTCAAATTAGCCTTTTGAAAGCCTCCGTCGGCACCTTGGAAACTGAAAAAACACAAACGCAGCAGAAAAATCAATCTTTGTTGGAAGAATTACAAACGTTAAATCAGAGCCTGCTTGACCTTAAAAAAACCCTTAACTTACAGACAGAGGATGCAGACACCGCTAAAAAAGAGTTTGAGAACACCTTGGCGATGAAGCTTAGCGAGTTGAAAGATCTGCAGGCACAACTACAAACTTTGCAACTAACCCATCAAGATTTAACCACAGAACATAAAAAGAACTTATCCTTAAACCGGCTGGGTCAATACCGATCAGAATTCTTTGCCAAACTGCAACAGGCCATTGGAGAGCGATCTGACATGCTGATTGTGGGGGATCGCTTTGTTTTCCAATCAGAGGTTTTGTTCGAAAAAGCCTCGGCAGAGCTTGGGGTTGAGGGAAAGAAAAAACTGGATCAGTTGATTGGCGCCCTAAAAGAAATCGGGACCAAAATTCCAGGCGATTTGCGATGGGTTTTGCGGGTTGATGGGCACACCGACCAGCTGCCCATTAAAACAGCCCAGTTCCCATCCAACTGGGAACTATCCAGCGCCCGCGCCATTTCTGTTGTGAAGTATATGATCGAAAAGGGTATTGACCCCCATCGACTGGTGGCCGCCGGATTTGGCGAACACCAACCCTTAAACCAAAAAAGGCAAGACGAGAAGGACTTAGCCCGTAACCGTCGCATTGAATTCAAATTGGATCAGCGTTAAGGGGCTCATATTCATAATAGCAGTTTTTTATCGGCTTGACTTTTGAAAATAAACCCCTACCTTAAGGGCATGTCAGGTGACTGGGTGATCGCTGTTTATTCAGAGGAAAGTCCGGGCTCCATGCAAACAGGGTGCCGGATAACGTCCGGCGGGGCTTGCTTTTAGCAGGTTTTAGGGAAAGTGCCACAGAAAATAGACCGCTTGTAACAGAGTAAGGGTGAAAAGGTGTGGTAAGAGCGCACCGCGCGTTTGGTAACAGGCGTGGCAGGGTAAACCCCACCCGGAGCAAGACCAAATAGGAACAAGTTATTATTGTACCGCAAGGCACAATAATACGGTGGGTTTGCACGCCGTTGTTCGGGTAGGTCGCTAGAGGTGATTGGTAACAATCATCCCAGATGAATGATCATCCAAGGATTTTATCCTGGACAAAACCCGGCTTATAGGTCACCTGAATATTTCTCTCTCAAAATCAATATAGAACTAATTAACTTTACATTAGGAATTCCGAAAGTATAATCAGGATAGTTTATCTTGATGTGGCATTGTTAGTTATGAAAAAAGTCTTCTTGCACCTGTTTATTCTTGTTGTGTGGTCCGTTGGCGGGGCTTATGCCTCTTCGGAAAACGATGCGCCCGTGGCATTGGAAAAGCCCGGTGAAATGTCATGTATGGTATGGCTTGGAGATCTTGAAGGAAGAAGGGATGCTATTGTAAACCAGTTGGCGAATATAAGAGATTGGAGCGACGAGGGTCGAGAGGAATTACAAGATGAATTAAATAATATTTCTTACGAAATTTCTCGCACGATTGGTGGTAGGTATGGCATTTCTGACACTCCTGCAACTACAGAGGAAAGAGAGAAAATCTTAAGCTCTATACACAGAACGCGCCAATTTGATATCGCCGTTCCAAATGCAATGTATACTTACCTCAGTTACAAAGAAGTTGAGAAACAAGACCCCCTCTACTTATCCAAAGCTTCATTAGAAAAAATTGCTAAGAAAATAAGTGCAAATGTGAACGTTCTTGAAAGCCATCTGGCAGCGATCGCTGTGGCTGACGGGGCCAGTTTTTCATTAAAGGTCCCCCATGCCAATATGGATATGAATACAGTGGTAGAGAATATCCTGTTTACCCATGATGAGGAAGACGCAGAGGATTTAAATCGGCTATTGGACACTCTTCCTGCTTCAGAAAAACATACTCTTATTCAAACCCTGATGAAAGTTACACAGGATAGTAAGACGTATCCATTTGTTGTCAAAGATCTGCCTGTTCAGCAGAAAGTACGTGACCAACTTGTGGAAAATAATAAAGAAACCTTCTTGAAGTTTTTGCATCCTGAAACAGGTGACGATGGAAATACAATAGATCCCGATATTTTCCCTCTTAAAATTTGTGCGCGTCTGAAAGTTGGGATTGCTGAACTGTATTGGGACGTATGTTCCCTCTATAATGAATCTGATGATATTTTAGAGGGTGCCTGGAGGAATTTAGCGTCAAGTACTGAGGCAACGTTGGCTGATTTGTTAGATGCTGCAGATGGCTTAAAAGAGCTTGGAAAATCTGATTTGGCGTTGGATGCATGGCAGAAGGTAATTGAGCATCGGGATGTGAGTGCTGAGAGTTTAAGGGATGCGATAAGACAAGTACGCGAATTAGCAGGAACAGATAAATCTAAAAAAGCACAAGATCTATCAATAAAGGTTTTGGAAACGCAAATAAACCACCCCGATGCGACTGTTGAGGATTTAAAGGAAATTGTAACCGCATTCGAAAACCTTAAGCGTCCCGATATGGTGCTACAAGCTCGTGCAAAGATAATTGAGCATCCGGATGCAAATCCTACTGATTTGACTGAACATGTAAAGTATTTTCAGAAGATTGGCGAAGTTAATTTAGAAATAAGGGCTTTGGAAAAAATAAGAGATTATAAGAACCGAGACATAAGTGATTTGAAGAAAGTAGCAAAAGAATTAGAAAGATTAAAAAATACGGATTCAGCAGCAAAAGCCTGGGAAATGATCATAAACCATAAGCATGCACCACAGACTCAGGATTTAAAGGAAGCAGCTCAAGCGTTAGAAAGACTAAAAAAACCTGATCTAGCAATACAGGCATTAAAAAAGATAATAAACAAGCCTTACATTATGATGCTTGATTACTATCAAGACGAGTTAAACGAGTTGAAAAGATTGGGCGGATCTGCCGCGCTAATAGAAGTTTTGCAAGGGATAATAAATAATCCAAATACAAGCATTGATAACTTAAAGACGGCGGCAGAGGAATTAGAAAAATTAAATGAATCTGGTCTGGCAATACTAGCTTGGAAAAAGTTTAAAGGGGACCCAGCTGTAGACACTGATGAAAAGCAAGAAGCAGAGGAAGCCATAAAAAGGCTAACGGAAGGACTAGAACACAAGTCTGCAGCCAGTAGCTCTTCACCAAAATAAAAGTTCAGCAAAGTCATTTGAAAAGGGTGTATAAGTGCAGCAGGTGATTTTGTTTGGTTCCTTCGTAACCTTAGCGTCCATTATGTCACCCCCGCGAAGGCAGGGGTCCAGTTGTATTGTTCTAGATTCCCGCCTTTGCGGGAATGACAAGGGAATGGCATTTGGGACGTTACAATGACGAAGAAGCAGCAAAATGAGCTGAATTGGCTATAATCTAAAAAGTCACAAAACAGAGAAGGAAATGAACAATGGGCATGAGTTTTGGACATTTATTGATGCTGGGTGTGATTGTGCTGGTTATTTTTGGCGCGGGCAAGTTGCCTCAGGTTATGGGCGATCTGGCCAAGGGCTTAAGGGCGTTCAAGGATGGCATGAAAGATGGCGATGACAAAAAATAATGTGATCAGAGCCTAATCACCGACAGCTGCAACCCCAGGTATGGCAATTGGTGGACTGTTTTAAAGCGGTAACTGAAAAATTCTTCGGGGTTGGTAAAGGTATTAAAGGGCGAGGTGGCGATATGTTCAACGCCCGCCTTCTGCAGCCGATGCACCACGTAACCTGGTAAATCAAAATAAAAATGATCGGCCCGATTGCCGGGTATAAAAAATTCAGGTCTATACGCACCCGG contains:
- a CDS encoding ferredoxin family 2Fe-2S iron-sulfur cluster binding protein is translated as MPKMKFIEQDGTIKEVDAPLGLSILEIAHRNKIDLEGACEGSLACSTCHVVIESEWYDLLSPATEDEEDMLDLAFGLTQTSRLGCQIIMSDELDGLTVRLPSATRNIMVG
- a CDS encoding Hsp70 family protein, whose product is MFIQIQEPDTLSGPDKSGAAIGIDLGTTHTVVAFVENGIPKTLDLGNGPLLPSVVTYGSGDQTIKFSSFKRHMEEPSLKIKGLKTPVELSGKILQHAKETAEKILGFPVHQAVITVPAYFDDTARQATKDAAHLAGLKVLRLINEPTAAALSYGLDHGVEGIYAIYDLGGGTFDISLLKMTKGVFQVLATAGDTHLGGDDIDQAIVEYWQKGGDSSASLNAARLAKENLTLTPDQLDPLTKPFIDRTLAICQQALSDANLNVKDIKGVVLVGGSTRLRAVRQAVEAFFESTPLTNLDPDQVVALGAALQAHALTQGGDTLLLDVTPLSLGIETMGGLVEKIIPRNTPIPAVISQEFTTYQPGQTAIKIHVIQGDRELVTDCRSLAEFILEGIPPLPAGVARIEVTFSLDADGLLTVKAQEKTTEIYQTVTVKPSYGLTLEDLETMLQQSFLCGEEDLQKRLAIESQLRPVRNL
- a CDS encoding nucleoside deaminase; protein product: MKIALHRARQAFDQDEVPVGAVLVYQGRILSEVHNLCRTLNDATAHAEILAIRAALPQLGQPFLENCDLYVTLEPCAHCAGAIALMRMRCVYFGAYDPKGGAVDHGARVFEHSLHKPQAMGGILETESAALLKEFFQKHR
- a CDS encoding polyprenyl synthetase family protein, with the translated sequence MSAVSALISHSAIVHLHNLLADDMQRVNQATLGHAQSKVGLVEKVAQHLLCSGGKRLRPLLTIACSHLFRDQPGYAVQLAAAVELIHSATLLHDDVIDESDLRRGQATANRLWGNVPSILVGDFLFSKAFQLMVEAENQKVLEVLSKASTRIAEGEVLQLELLGDLNLSLENYLEIVGAKTASLFAAACQVGGMIVDMPVWLEDDLYQFGYNLGIAFQITDDILDYGPGGEKLGKSVGNDFFEGKVTLPVLLMCQNPDFFPVWESWFDQPSRNEDDFKAAQNLLQGQNMLETCYEYTKPFTEKALHHLSKMPAGVMRDALNALISWI
- a CDS encoding type II toxin-antitoxin system RatA family toxin, with amino-acid sequence MTSFSTNKFLPYTPNQLFELVADVKSYPQFILGILETSVDPITPNLFKAHVRFGNRLFQNQYDCQVELNPFQSIVIKGLDGPFTHMNSQWIFSPDPQKTGTKVAFSVDFAFKNKLLQHLGGPIFHQLTQRMMQAFEERAKTIFSHF
- a CDS encoding MFS transporter, with amino-acid sequence MSFLKDLGRDQKEAICLLQIGTFLEYFDLMLYVHMAVLLNELFFPKTDPHTASLITSATLCSTYILRPYGALLFGYIGDNIGRKKTIIITTSMMSLSCLVIANLPTYAQIGITATLLLTGCRVAQGLSSMGEIVGAQIYVTELTKPPVQYPAVAFVTVAAALGAVAALAVASLVTHCGLNWRIAF
- a CDS encoding peptidoglycan -binding protein gives rise to the protein MFFRRRTQHTSLDIWPGFVDALATLLIVVIFVLMTFIVSQLSLTDALQGRDQALVSLTQKLNTLADTLGLEKKQHTETLQKNHQLEESLVALQTQISLLKASVGTLETEKTQTQQKNQSLLEELQTLNQSLLDLKKTLNLQTEDADTAKKEFENTLAMKLSELKDLQAQLQTLQLTHQDLTTEHKKNLSLNRLGQYRSEFFAKLQQAIGERSDMLIVGDRFVFQSEVLFEKASAELGVEGKKKLDQLIGALKEIGTKIPGDLRWVLRVDGHTDQLPIKTAQFPSNWELSSARAISVVKYMIEKGIDPHRLVAAGFGEHQPLNQKRQDEKDLARNRRIEFKLDQR
- a CDS encoding Sec-independent protein translocase subunit TatA, giving the protein MGMSFGHLLMLGVIVLVIFGAGKLPQVMGDLAKGLRAFKDGMKDGDDKK